In Thermococcus celericrescens, the genomic stretch TGGCGCGGTTTCCGGAGGGAACTTACATCGAGTTCGACAAGGACGACATCGAGGAGAGTTTGAAGAGGATGAAAAACGCTTTAAAGGGCCACGAGGAGGGCGCCGAGGACTATTAGGAGCGCACCAATGGCCGTTTTCACGTCCATTTTGCTCCCAAGTATTAGCCATGAGAGGAATATAGCCAAAGCGACGCTCGTCTTGTCTATCGCGACCACCGCCGGAACGCGACCGTTTTTGATAGCCATGAAGTAGAAGAGCCACGAGAGCGCGCCGGCAAGGCCGGAGAGGGTTATGAAGAGCAAGGCTTTACCGTTCAGCGATTCTCTGGTTACCCCGCTCACGAGGGCGACGCCAACGAGAAAGGCGGCCATTATGACGGCTCTGACGGTCGTCGCGAGCGTTGGGTCAACGTCCTTAAGGCCCAGTTTTCCGAATATCGGGACGAGGGAGGCAAAGAAAGCGGAGAGAAGGGCATAAAAGATGTAAGTCCTCATCTCACGCCCGCTCCACCGCGCTCCTGACCAGCCCCTCAGCCTTCTCCATCAGGGCTTTGGCCTTTTCCTCTGTATGAGCTTCCAGCGTTATCCTCATTATCGGCTCGGTTCCGCTCGGGCGGAAGAGAATCCACCAGTCCGAGTTCTCGATTCTAACGCCGTCTATGTCTATGAGTCTCTCGTAGTCGAAGCTCCTGAGGGCCTCGTGGGCGATTATTTCCATGGCTTTGGCCTTCTTCTCGTTGGGGCAGGGTATTTTAGCCCTCAGTGTTACGTAGCGCGGGACTTCTTCAGCAAGTTCGCTGAGCGGGCCGAGTTTGTCAATCATCTCAAGAACGAGCGCCCCAGCAAAGATCCCGTCGGGGGTGAGGTTCCACTGGGGCATTATCCACGTTCCGCTCGGCTCACCGCCGAAGACTCCGCCGTGCCTTGCCAGTTCGTCGGCAACGGCAACATCACCAACACGCGTCCTCAGAACTTCGCCGCCCAACG encodes the following:
- a CDS encoding EamA family transporter, whose translation is MRTYIFYALLSAFFASLVPIFGKLGLKDVDPTLATTVRAVIMAAFLVGVALVSGVTRESLNGKALLFITLSGLAGALSWLFYFMAIKNGRVPAVVAIDKTSVALAIFLSWLILGSKMDVKTAIGALLIVLGALLVAL